One genomic window of Equus caballus isolate H_3958 breed thoroughbred chromosome 6, TB-T2T, whole genome shotgun sequence includes the following:
- the OR8S2 gene encoding olfactory receptor family 8 subfamily S member 2 (The RefSeq protein has 2 substitutions compared to this genomic sequence), translating to MKNHSVVSEFILLGLSVDSQTQALLFVLFLIIYLLTLMGNLMLLLVIRVDSHLHIPMYFFLGQLSFLDLCHSSVTVPKLLENLLSEKKTISVEGCMAQVFFVFATGGTESCLLTVMAYDRYVAISSPLLYGQLMNRELCMGLVCGSWGLAFLDALINILVALNLDFCEAQNIHHFSCELPSLYPLSCSDVSASFTALLCSSLLHFFGNFLLIFFSYVRILFTILSISSTSGRSKAFSTCSSHLTAVSFFYGSGLLRYLMPNSGPTQELIFSLQYSVVTPMLNPLIYSLKNKEVKAAVRRMLRKGF from the coding sequence ATGAGAAACCACAGTGTTGTCTCTGAGTTCATCCTCCTCGGCCTGTCTGTTGACTCCCAGACCCAGGCTCTGCTCTTTGTGCTGTTCCTTATTATTTACCTCCTGACCCTGATGGGGAACCTGATGCTGCTGCTGGTGATCAGAGTTGATTCTCACCTTCATAtccccatgtactttttcctggGACAATTGTCCTTCCTGGATCTCTGCCACTCCTCTGTCACTGTGCCCAAGTTGTTGGAGAACCTCCTGTCTGAGAAGAAAACTATCTCAGTTGAGGGCTGCATGGCTCAGGTCTTCTTTGTGTTTGCCACTGGGGGCACTGAATCCTGCCTACTCACTGTCATGGCCTATGACTGCTATGTTGCCATCAGCTCGCCTTTGCTCTATGGCCAGCTGATGAACAGAGAGCTGTGTATGGGGCTGGTATGCGGCTCATGGGGCTTGGCTTTTCTGGATGCTCTCATTAATATCCTTGTAGCTCTCAATTTAGACTTCTGTGAGGCTCAAAATATCCACCATTTCAGCTGTGAGCTGCCCTCTCTCTACCCTTTGTCTTGCTCTGATGTGTCTGCAAGTTTTACTGCCCTTCTTTGCTCAAGCCTCCTGCATTTCTTTGGAAATTTCCTCctgatatttttctcttatgttcGAATTTTATTCACCATCCTGAGCATCAGCTCCACCTCAGGCAGAAGCAAGGCCTTCTCtacctgctcctcccacctcactGCAGTGAGCTTCTTTTATGGCTCAGGATTACTCCGCTATCTCATGCCAAATTCAGGACCCACTCAAGAGTTAATCTTCTCCTTGCAGTACAGTGTGGTCACTCCCATGCTGAATCCTCTCATCTACAGCTTGAAGAACAAGGAGGTGAAGGCAGCTGTGAGAAGAATGTTGAGAAAAGGTTTCTAA